From the Hominilimicola fabiformis genome, one window contains:
- a CDS encoding recombinase family protein yields MLADYLEKIRTKTNVLVLKAVIYARYSSDMQRGESIDAQVRLIREFARKNNIIIVGEYIDEAQSAKRDDREAFQKMMKDSKSANWQIVIVHKLDRFARNRFDSATYRVHLRKNRKYLISAVEQFDDSPESAMMEAVIEAMSEYYSKNLARETMKGLTENALKGKSCGGIPPLGYDLDEYKFYKVNEFEAQGVKLIFKLFLEGKTYGEIISKLNVAGYRTKCNRLFSRNSLYEILRNEKYKGIFVYNKTQSRDELTGKRSGHRYKSEEEIIRINGAIPQIISSEDWETVQLILNSRRKAYGNNAKEVYLLSGKIKCGKCGGSYAGRRVFNSCGVKYIYYACNGKRNPNYKCDNGSVKRDWIEDIVVQATKEFVKRFNATYFEDIQSEYIKEVENCNHKEIKTLQDKLNSVESEIQRLVDAISKASLESLISRLELLEQQKKEIQAEIRKIEIRNDNFSTEPIKKLLSKAEKMLEEESAPLKELINLVVKEIVVNESDIQIYMNCFDKTITHKR; encoded by the coding sequence ATGTTGGCTGATTACCTTGAAAAAATAAGAACTAAAACAAATGTACTTGTACTCAAAGCTGTTATATATGCACGATATTCATCGGATATGCAACGTGGAGAGTCTATAGACGCACAGGTAAGATTAATTAGAGAGTTTGCAAGAAAGAATAATATAATCATTGTAGGTGAGTATATAGATGAAGCACAAAGTGCAAAACGAGATGACCGTGAGGCATTTCAAAAAATGATGAAAGATAGTAAATCAGCAAACTGGCAAATTGTGATAGTACATAAGCTGGATAGATTTGCAAGAAATCGATTTGATAGTGCTACATATAGAGTTCACCTTCGTAAGAATAGAAAATATTTGATTTCTGCGGTGGAACAGTTTGATGATTCTCCTGAAAGTGCGATGATGGAAGCTGTTATAGAAGCAATGTCGGAGTATTATTCTAAAAATCTTGCAAGAGAAACTATGAAAGGCTTAACCGAAAATGCACTTAAAGGAAAGTCTTGTGGTGGTATTCCACCATTAGGATATGATTTGGATGAATATAAGTTTTATAAAGTCAATGAGTTTGAGGCTCAGGGTGTAAAACTTATTTTTAAATTATTTCTTGAGGGCAAGACATATGGGGAAATAATAAGCAAATTGAATGTAGCTGGTTATCGAACTAAGTGTAATCGATTATTCTCACGAAATTCGTTGTATGAAATATTGCGAAATGAGAAGTATAAAGGAATATTTGTTTATAACAAAACGCAAAGCCGAGACGAACTAACAGGTAAACGTTCAGGACATAGATATAAGTCAGAAGAAGAAATTATTAGAATCAATGGAGCTATTCCTCAGATTATATCTTCTGAAGATTGGGAAACTGTGCAGTTAATCTTAAATAGCCGAAGAAAAGCATACGGAAATAACGCAAAAGAAGTATATTTACTTTCTGGTAAGATTAAATGTGGGAAATGCGGTGGAAGTTATGCCGGAAGACGTGTTTTTAATAGTTGTGGCGTGAAATATATATACTATGCTTGCAATGGAAAACGTAATCCAAATTATAAATGCGATAATGGAAGTGTTAAAAGAGATTGGATTGAAGATATAGTTGTACAAGCAACAAAAGAATTTGTAAAAAGGTTTAATGCTACATATTTTGAAGACATTCAAAGCGAGTATATAAAAGAGGTAGAAAACTGCAATCATAAAGAAATTAAGACTTTGCAGGATAAGTTAAATTCGGTTGAATCAGAGATACAGAGATTAGTTGATGCTATTTCAAAAGCTTCTTTGGAATCATTGATTAGTAGGCTGGAATTATTAGAACAACAGAAAAAAGAAATTCAAGCAGAAATAAGAAAAATTGAAATTCGTAATGATAATTTTTCTACCGAACCAATAAAAAAACTGCTATCTAAAGCAGAAAAAATGTTAGAAGAAGAATCAGCTCCGTTAAAGGAATTGATAAATCTTGTAGTAAAAGAAATAGTGGTAAATGAAAGCGATATTCAAATCTATATGAATTGCTTTGATAAAACTATAACACACAAGAGATAG
- a CDS encoding helix-turn-helix domain-containing protein: MRYFLVDKTVFDNNRVGMYGKLIYAILCKFLNADGTCFPSRKTISKCGNFSISTYNKYVSVMLLENVLEKKIRVRKNGSQTSNLFKLKKNKENSFPVRSDIFSKGLSSTAVCVYICLARHVAEDNCCRVSQHLIAEKCSISISSVIRAVKELKSANMLETIKQTNINNNGNYVLLYRLTDGTEYKNVIRRKIDVENTKIANAHMQTYRDLNAIEKRLNGITIPFATPLHMTYSPYAYDTPPELYLY, from the coding sequence GTACGGTAAGCTGATTTATGCAATATTGTGCAAATTTTTAAATGCAGACGGAACGTGTTTCCCGTCACGCAAAACCATATCTAAATGCGGTAATTTTTCGATTTCCACATATAACAAGTACGTTTCTGTTATGTTATTAGAAAATGTGCTTGAAAAGAAAATCAGAGTTCGAAAAAACGGCTCACAGACCAGTAATCTATTTAAGCTAAAAAAGAATAAGGAAAATTCATTTCCTGTACGCAGTGATATATTTAGCAAAGGACTATCTTCAACAGCGGTGTGTGTATATATTTGTCTGGCAAGACATGTGGCTGAAGATAATTGTTGTAGGGTATCGCAGCATTTGATAGCAGAAAAGTGTTCCATCAGTATTTCTTCTGTTATACGAGCGGTAAAAGAATTAAAATCTGCAAATATGTTAGAAACAATAAAACAAACCAATATAAATAATAACGGTAACTATGTGCTGCTTTATAGATTGACTGATGGTACAGAATATAAAAATGTTATTCGCAGAAAAATTGACGTAGAAAATACAAAGATAGCAAATGCACATATGCAAACATACAGAGATTTGAATGCGATAGAAAAACGATTAAATGGCATAACAATACCATTTGCAACCCCACTGCATATGACGTACTCCCCCTATGCATATGACACACCCCCAGAACTATACTTATATTAA